One window from the genome of Lasioglossum baleicum chromosome 9, iyLasBale1, whole genome shotgun sequence encodes:
- the LOC143211984 gene encoding uncharacterized protein LOC143211984 isoform X2, with protein MTERFVLFKRHYDKYVALAAKYEEAKGIAYYLEERYHEVKAERDKLEETRRTLEKRLEGCETDLRGKEDELFLQLERSLRLEEETERAKSERDNCVAARDRLDRQREVALRRLQMQLAQNEITRQTLERARQDVVRQATVIRAERDALERENEVLKEKLRVEQGELGEERRRREEGVAALTRETITLRHAARHLRAATLHATSCRRRRRCSVCLYARRTFAEIDDYRDDGNLFKCLQAPLQDLRTWLRPSATPTSTSSTSTSRVQRTSSPLADREISFIDDSSVDSSAVGSNRSSSSTTSSNSASDDEAYPSTPVAEISLSSANSSAPATARAFSSDSGFSSEIGDRRSRCYENGGSSTSSSSGKSRKISESLSCSEPDEQQSAAAFMRSRWTSSFRKLLGRKPKSKSASDRSS; from the exons GCCGAGAGGGACAAGCTGGAGGAGACGAGACGCACCCTGGAGAAGCGATTGGAGGGTTGCGAGACCGATCTTCGTGGCAAAGAGGATGAGCTGTTTCTGCAGTTGGAGCGAAGCCTGCGGCTCGAGGAAGAAACGGAAAGAGCGAAGAGCGAACGGGACAACTGTGTGGCGGCGCGGGATCGGCTGGACAGACAGCGAGAGGTGGCTTTGCGTCGGCTGCAGATGCAACTGGCGCAGAACGAGATTACGAGACAGACTCTCGAACGGGCACGACAGGATGTCGTCAGGCAGGCCACCGTGATTCGCGCCGAGCGGGACGCTCTCGAGAGAGAG AACGAAGTGCTGAAGGAGAAGCTACGGGTGGAGCAGGGCGAGTTGGGAGAAGAAAGACGTAGACGAGAGGAAGGCGTCGCAGCCCTGACCCGGGAGACGATCACACTGAGACACGCTGCGAGGCATCTGCGAGCAGCGACTCTTCACGCCACGTCGTGCCGCCGTCGTCGCCGGTGTTCCGTTTGTTTGTACGCGCGTCGCACTTTCGCGGAGATTGATGACTATCGCGACGA CGGCAATCTTTTCAAGTGCCTTCAAGCGCCGCTGCAGGATCTACGCACCTGGCTGCGACCCAGCGCAACGCCGACATCGACATCGTCAACGTCAACGTCACGCGTACAAAGGACCAGTTCGCCGTTGGCCGACAGAGAGATAAGCTTCATCGACGATTCCAGCGTGGACAGCAGTGCTGTTGGCAGCAACCGCAGCAGTAGTAGCACGACCAGCAGCAACAGCGCTTCGGACGACGAGGCGTACCCCAGCACACCGGTCGCTGAGATTTCGTTGTCGTCGGCAAATTCTAGCGCTCCAGCCACGGCTAGAGCCTTCTCGTCCGATTCAGG GTTCTCCTCGGAAATCGGGGATCGAAGATCGCGATGCTACGAGAACGGGGGTAGTAGTACGAGCAGCAGCAGCGGCAAGAGCAGGAAGATCAGTGAGTCGTTGAGCTGCAGCGAGCCGGACGAGCAGCAAAGCGCGGCGGCGTTCATGCGGTCCAGATGGACCTCATCGTTTCGCAAGCTACTCGGCCGTAAGCCGAAGAGCAAGTCCGCGTCCGATCGTTCCTCGTAA